Proteins from a genomic interval of Diprion similis isolate iyDipSimi1 chromosome 10, iyDipSimi1.1, whole genome shotgun sequence:
- the LOC124411964 gene encoding GSK3-beta interaction protein: protein MESRDDRVFDKEQWKLQAEAVTADVKCHVKELKLSDKLPNTNNRVYLNLTTLEDVKYCIELSPLGFCIVDTTYDSDLNREAKYYETPYSLLNYISPGYTRSFGLLLHEKLDKIQHK, encoded by the coding sequence ATGGAAAGTAGGGACGACAGAGTATTTGATAAGGAGCAGTGGAAACTTCAGGCAGAAGCGGTCACAGCTGACGTTAAGTGCCACGTTAAGGAATTGAAATTATCAGACAAACTACCGAATACGAACAACAGGGTGTATCTAAACTTGACGACGCTGGAAGACGTAAAATATTGCATAGAACTGTCGCCCCTCGGTTTTTGCATCGTTGATACTACATACGACAGCGATTTGAACCGTGAAGCTAAATATTACGAAACCCCTTACAGCCTGCTGAACTACATCAGCCCCGGATATACACGTTCCTTTGGATTACTGCTCCACGAAAAACTTGACAAAATCCAGCATAAATAA
- the LOC124411746 gene encoding F-box only protein 39-like isoform X1: MWDQLPELILTEIFRHLNSRDRANLGEVCKSWKHAVSSPILWRSVTVLIDRDLRGELPLAKELAVKYGQHMRRLELAWSRPYVIPRETRFARNIQAEAGADFLNVIRTKDVQLKELILADWVFSCKWGNRGKLLCALANFLGCQHKLETLDLMNANLGVSDVLRILGSAVRASGDRLASLDLRGAFREWQAPHSNPRYLRLLGRLGALATLRLDYPALSDSVLNALTSAAPSALRILHISVRDSDSRQHTITNRAWHELAVACPKLTVSYTIVNISHYEDMCYLLLPSVPLGSFQMFSGHVWDQSRSRNFRSTVGLLITHYTDTLSEVMLQLRNNRELLDDLLVSLLVRCKQLTQLQYDGVLRSLDTLRDICELQTASKTCFQRIHVKPRNVSSHNRAILDDIGYQYDHKMVQQGVDFCIEDPASVLIFH; this comes from the exons ATGTGGGATCAGCTGCCGGAGCTGATACTTACAGAAATATTCAGGCACCTAAATAGCAGGGACCGGGCAAATTTGGGAGAGGTCTGCAAATCATGGAAACACGCCGTATCCTCTCCTATTCTTTGGCGCTCAGTGACAGTCCTCATAGATCGTGATCTGCGTGGTGAATTACCACTGGCAAAAGAGCTTGCG GTCAAGTATGGGCAGCACATGCGTCGCCTGGAGCTCGCTTGGTCTAGGCCATATGTAATTCCAAGGGAGACACGGTTTGCACGTAACATTCAGGCAGAAGCGGGTGCAGATTTCCTCAATGTCATTAGAACAAAAGACGTGCAACTGAAGGAGCTCATCCTGGCTGACTGGGTATTCAGTTGCAAGTGGGGTAATCGAGGAAAGCTTTTATGCGCATTAGCTAATTTCTTAGG CTGCCAGCACAAACTTGAGACTCTGGACCTGATGAATGCTAATTTAGGAGTCAGTGACGTTTTGAGAATTTTGGGTTCTGCGGTCAGAGCATCTGGGGATCGCCTAGCGTCATTGGATCTTCGAGGTGCTTTCAGGGAGTGGCAAGCACCTCACAGCAACCCCAG GTATCTGCGTCTACTTGGTCGACTGGGAGCTTTGGCCACCCTCAGACTAGATTATCCAGCTTTATCGGACAGTGTACTCAATGCTTTAACCAGTGCTGCACCGTCGGCCCTTCGCATACTTCATATATCTGTTCGAGACTCTGATTCCAGGCAACACACAATCACTAACAGAGCTTGGCATGAACTTGCCGTTGCATGTCCTAAGCTGACAGTCTCTTACACGATAG tgaACATCTCGCACTATGAGGACATGTGCTATTTGCTACTGCCCAGTGTTCCACTTGGGAGTTTTCAAATGTTTAGCGGCCATGTCTGGGATCAGAGCAGATCTCGTAACTTTCGGAGTACCGTTGGACTACTCATAACTCACTATACTGACACATTGT CGGAAGTCATGCTCCAGTTGCGAAACAATCGAGAATTGCTAGATGATTTATTAGTATCTCTTTTGGTTCGCTGCAAACAATTAACACAGTTGCAATACGACGGTGTTCTCAGGAGCTTGGACACCCTGCGAGATATTTGTGAACTTCAGACAGCCAGCAAGACTT GTTTTCAACGAATTCATGTGAAACCACGTAATGTAAGTTCACACAATCGTGCAATCTTGGATGACATCGGCTATCAGTACGATCATAAAATGGTGCAGCAAGGAGTTGATTTCTGTATTGAAGACCCTGCttcagttttgatatttcactga
- the LOC124411746 gene encoding F-box only protein 39-like isoform X2, with protein MWDQLPELILTEIFRHLNSRDRANLGEVCKSWKHAVSSPILWRSVTVLIDRDLRGELPLAKELAVKYGQHMRRLELAWSRPYVIPRETRFARNIQAEAGADFLNVIRTKDVQLKELILADWVFSCKWGNRGKLLCALANFLGCQHKLETLDLMNANLGVSDVLRILGSAVRASGDRLASLDLRGAFREWQAPHSNPRYLRLLGRLGALATLRLDYPALSDSVLNALTSAAPSALRILHISVRDSDSRQHTITNRAWHELAVACPKLTVSYTIAEVMLQLRNNRELLDDLLVSLLVRCKQLTQLQYDGVLRSLDTLRDICELQTASKTCFQRIHVKPRNVSSHNRAILDDIGYQYDHKMVQQGVDFCIEDPASVLIFH; from the exons ATGTGGGATCAGCTGCCGGAGCTGATACTTACAGAAATATTCAGGCACCTAAATAGCAGGGACCGGGCAAATTTGGGAGAGGTCTGCAAATCATGGAAACACGCCGTATCCTCTCCTATTCTTTGGCGCTCAGTGACAGTCCTCATAGATCGTGATCTGCGTGGTGAATTACCACTGGCAAAAGAGCTTGCG GTCAAGTATGGGCAGCACATGCGTCGCCTGGAGCTCGCTTGGTCTAGGCCATATGTAATTCCAAGGGAGACACGGTTTGCACGTAACATTCAGGCAGAAGCGGGTGCAGATTTCCTCAATGTCATTAGAACAAAAGACGTGCAACTGAAGGAGCTCATCCTGGCTGACTGGGTATTCAGTTGCAAGTGGGGTAATCGAGGAAAGCTTTTATGCGCATTAGCTAATTTCTTAGG CTGCCAGCACAAACTTGAGACTCTGGACCTGATGAATGCTAATTTAGGAGTCAGTGACGTTTTGAGAATTTTGGGTTCTGCGGTCAGAGCATCTGGGGATCGCCTAGCGTCATTGGATCTTCGAGGTGCTTTCAGGGAGTGGCAAGCACCTCACAGCAACCCCAG GTATCTGCGTCTACTTGGTCGACTGGGAGCTTTGGCCACCCTCAGACTAGATTATCCAGCTTTATCGGACAGTGTACTCAATGCTTTAACCAGTGCTGCACCGTCGGCCCTTCGCATACTTCATATATCTGTTCGAGACTCTGATTCCAGGCAACACACAATCACTAACAGAGCTTGGCATGAACTTGCCGTTGCATGTCCTAAGCTGACAGTCTCTTACACGATAG CGGAAGTCATGCTCCAGTTGCGAAACAATCGAGAATTGCTAGATGATTTATTAGTATCTCTTTTGGTTCGCTGCAAACAATTAACACAGTTGCAATACGACGGTGTTCTCAGGAGCTTGGACACCCTGCGAGATATTTGTGAACTTCAGACAGCCAGCAAGACTT GTTTTCAACGAATTCATGTGAAACCACGTAATGTAAGTTCACACAATCGTGCAATCTTGGATGACATCGGCTATCAGTACGATCATAAAATGGTGCAGCAAGGAGTTGATTTCTGTATTGAAGACCCTGCttcagttttgatatttcactga
- the LOC124411424 gene encoding gastrula zinc finger protein xLCGF3.1-like, producing MTTSSFLPLANNEKLALLEDEAAGEVVVNQLTVSRIEKPENATSVPKVETSKNAKKSTKCHICDIELNYEIRMIEHLNIVHGIAKAFECNECSRSFSTPRQLKQHVKIHKAQIVYSCDECDYKSLHKVNIGLHQKRHHWKDYSVFCEICEKGFIAQGELKAHLVSHEVARPFACTTCGKSFKSKDHVKGHVRTLHPEMCSSNTVKKYSCEICGQSFSHKPLYYRHKQDEHGEKNCRRKKQLFLCDLCGKAVTSLASMQVHRRIHTGEKPFTCEVCGKCFASMGLLKTHNITHSGERKHTCDDCGKTFTQRSTLVVHKRYHSGERPYVCIKCNKGFVTRTILNLHLKSRRH from the exons ATGACAACATC AAGTTTCTTGCCACTGGCAAATAATGAGAAGTTAGCGCTACTTGAAGACGAAGCAGCTGGGGAGGTAGTTGTGAATCAGTTGACTGTGAGCAGAATTGAGAAACCGGAGAACGCAACATCAGTGCCAAAAGTTGAAACGTCCAAGAATGCGAAAAAGTCGACCAAGTGTCACATCTGTGATATTGAGCTGAATTATGAAATACGAATGATAGAGCATCTCAACATAGTGCATGGAATTGCGAAGGCATTTGAATGCAATGAATGTTCTCGTAGTTTCAGCACACCACGGCAGCTAAAGCAGCATGTAAAGATTCACAAAGCCCAGATTGTTTACAGCTGCGACGAGTGCGATTACAAGTCGTTGCACAAGGTGAATATCGGCCTTCACCAGAAACGACATCATTGGAAAGATTACTCAGTGTTTTGTGAGATTTGTGAGAAGGGATTCATAGCACAGGGGGAGCTCAAGGCTCATCTGGTATCGCACGAAGTTGCTAGACCGTTTGCGTGCACGACTTGTGGAAAGTCATTTAAAAGTAAAGATCACGTCAAGGGTCACGTCAGAACATTGCATCCCGAGATGTGTTCCAGCAATACAGTGAAGAAATATTCTTGTGAAATTTGTGGCCaaagtttttcccataaaCCATTGTACTATAGGCATAAGCAGGATGaacacggtgaaaaaaattgtcgcagAAAGAAGCAATTGTTCCTCTGCGATTTGTGTGGCAAGGCGGTGACTAGCCTTGCAAGCATGCAAGTACACAGAAGAATTCACACCGGGGAGAAGCCATTCACATGTGAAGTGTGCGGAAAATGTTTTGCATCTATGGGTCTGTTGAAAACTCACAATATTACCCATTCCGGGGAAAGAAAGCACACCTGCGATGACTGTGGTAAAACTTTTACACAGAGATCAACATTGGTTGTTCATAAACGTTATCACAGTGGTGAAAGGCCTTATGTCTGCATCAAATGTAACAAAGGATTTGTAACACGAACTATTCTTAATCTTCATCTTAAAAGTCGTCGTCATTAG
- the LOC124411751 gene encoding gastrula zinc finger protein XlCGF62.1-like, which yields MKLENDPISTEVKSESNIKACEICNEKFHFVTRLVAHLRIAHGIQKPFKCTSCWRTYAQQFMLNAHVKKSHTPKNISCDQCKFICVTNADLERHRKKQHVPKVKFYCEVCCETFTDEEQFVTHTAIHNFIDYQQCNRCSITFNDVESLKEHHRLYHFNQPAEDETEDSKHKCKICGMAYKFKSVLKQHKLDVHGIPNYERPRRRYLCALCGKELKTAKGFQIHNRSHTGEKPYTCEVCGKCFACETLLRTHNVTHTGERKYTCDQCGKSFTQRSTLVVHKRYHTGERPYVCQKCNKGFVTRTVLNTHLKSCH from the exons ATGAAGCTCGAGAACGACCCTATCTCCACCGAAGTAAA ATCAGAGAGCAACATTAAGGCGTGTGaaatttgtaatgaaaaatttcactttgtaACACGGCTAGTTGCACATCTCAGAATAGCGCATGGCATTCAGAAACCTTTTAAATGTACGTCATGCTGGAGAACATACGCACAACAATTCATGCTGAATGCTCATGTTAAAAAGTCTCACACTCCGAAGAATATTTCCTGTGACCAGTGTAAGTTCATATGTGTTACGAATGCGGATCTAGAGAGGCACAGGAAGAAACAGCATGTGccaaaagtgaaattttactgCGAAGTATGTTGTGAAACTTTTACGGATGAGGAACAATTTGTAACGCATACAGCTATACATAACTTTATCGACTATCAACAATGTAACAGATGTAGTATTACCTTCAATGATGTTGAATCTCTCAAGGAGCATCACAGATTGTATCATTTCAATCAGCCAGCAGAGGACGAAACTGAAGATTCTAAGCATAAATGCAAGATTTGCGGCATGGCTTACAAGTTTAAATCCGTATTGAAGCAACATAAGCTTGATGTTCATGGTATTCCTAATTATGAAAGACCCCGGCGTAGGTATCTCTGTGCGCTATGTGGAAAAGAGTTGAAAACAGCGAAGGGCTTTCAAATTCACAACCGAAGTCATACTGGTGAAAAACCTTATACCTGTGAAGTATGTGGAAAATGCTTTGCTTGTGAAACGTTACTGAGAACACATAACGTTACACATACGGGTGAAAGAAAATACACGTGTGATCAGTGTGGAAAATCATTTACCCAACGATCCACTCTTGTTGTGCATAAGAGATATCACACTGGTGAACGGCCGTATGTCTGCCAAAAATGTAATAAGGGTTTTGTCACTCGCACTGTCCTAAATACTCATCTAAAATCCTGTCACTGA